The Clostridium septicum genome contains a region encoding:
- the asrB gene encoding anaerobic sulfite reductase subunit AsrB, with the protein MSDNILTPKAYEIISVTKESKQEYTFRVATDIVPEHGQFLQLSIPKVGEAPISVSGFGPGYLDFTIRAVGKITDEIFNLQSGDEIFLRGAYGKGWPIEKFKGKNLVIVAGGTGVAPVRSMIKKLYNEPEYVESLNLVLGFKNEEGILFKNELEQWKDKFNTIYTLDNDEKDGWEKGLVTAHLKKLHLSSFYNNYEVVIVGPPVMMHFTALEFLKLGIPEDKIWVSFERKMSCAVGKCGHCRIDETYVCLEGPVFNYTKAKTLLD; encoded by the coding sequence GTGAGTGATAATATATTAACACCAAAAGCATATGAAATCATTAGTGTAACTAAAGAAAGTAAACAAGAATATACCTTTAGAGTTGCAACTGACATTGTTCCAGAGCATGGTCAATTTTTACAATTATCTATTCCTAAGGTTGGAGAAGCACCTATATCAGTTAGTGGATTTGGACCAGGATATTTAGACTTTACTATTAGAGCTGTAGGAAAAATTACTGATGAGATATTTAATTTACAATCAGGAGACGAGATTTTTCTAAGAGGTGCTTACGGTAAGGGATGGCCAATAGAAAAGTTTAAGGGTAAAAATTTAGTTATAGTAGCTGGGGGAACAGGTGTTGCTCCTGTCAGAAGTATGATTAAAAAACTATACAATGAACCAGAATATGTAGAAAGTTTAAATTTAGTTTTAGGATTTAAAAATGAAGAAGGAATTTTATTTAAAAATGAATTAGAACAATGGAAAGATAAATTTAATACAATTTATACATTAGATAATGATGAAAAAGATGGTTGGGAAAAGGGATTAGTTACAGCACATCTTAAAAAATTACATTTAAGTAGCTTCTATAATAATTATGAGGTTGTTATAGTTGGTCCACCAGTAATGATGCATTTCACAGCTTTAGAATTTCTAAAGCTAGGAATTCCAGAAGATAAAATATGGGTTTCATTTGAGAGAAAAATGTCTTGTGCAGTGGGTAAATGTGGACATTGTAGAATAGATGAAACTTATGTATGTTTAGAGGGTCCTGTATTTAATTATACAAAGGCTAAAACATTATTAGATTAG